The genomic region CTCCACAAAACTGGAGGCAGAACCAATAATCGCAATGACCCACATCCAGAATACAGCCCCAGGTCCCCCTAGTGCGATGGCTAGTGCAATACCGGTAATATTGCCTGTGCCTACGCGGGCCGCCATACTAATACAGAATGCCTGAAATGGTGAAATTTTGCCTGGTTCCTTACTTTTCGGCTCTCGAAGCACCTTCACCATATCTCCAATCATGCGGAATTGCATGAATCGGGTCTTGGTGGTGAAGTATATACCACATACTACCAATAGTATAATTAACACTTTGGACCATAGAAAATCATTGAAAATGACGACAATATCTTGTATTGTTTGCTCCATCGGTATGCCCCTTTTATATGGTGTATTTCAAGTACAGAGATGGGTCAGATGAAAAGTTTGTACCATTCTGCACAACACTAGCCCCAGACTTTGGGATGTTACTTATACTACAAGCGCATCTACGAAAATCGACAAATACCTACATGCAATCTCTACAATTATTTTAAAAATGGGCTTTGATTGCCCAATCATTGTCATTTAACCTGACATGTCAGGTTCTATGCAAGCAGGAAAGGAGATGACTGATATACGTTATTTTATCGTGGATGATGATCCTGGCGTTCGTTCCATGTTGATGGATATTATTGAGGATGAAGGGCTTGGCGATATTGCCGGGGAAGCCGAGGACGGCGCACATATTCACGCGGAACTGTTGGAGCTGCATAAGGTGGATGTACTGCTGATTGATCTGCTGATGCCACAACGGGACGGGATTCAGACTGTCCGGGCGCTTGAAGGAAGGTTCGAGGGCAAGATCGTCATGATCTCCCAGATTGAGTCGAAAAATATGATCGGCGAAGCCTATTCACTAGGGATTGAATATTACATTACGAAGCCGATTAACCGGTTGGAGATACTGTCTGTTCTACGGCTGGTAGGTGAGCGGTTACGGATGCAGCAATCCATCGCAGATATTCAGCGGACATTGCAGGGATTGTCCGGTTTGCATCCTAACGAGCGCACTGCGGCTCCGGTTCCGGACAAAACGATTACTACAGCAGGACATTTCCTGCTGTCCGAGATGGGCATGATCGGCGAAGCCGGCAGCAGAGATCTGCTGGATATGCTCGAATATCTGGAGCAGGTAGAGACA from Paenibacillus sp. FSL R5-0341 harbors:
- a CDS encoding response regulator; this encodes MRYFIVDDDPGVRSMLMDIIEDEGLGDIAGEAEDGAHIHAELLELHKVDVLLIDLLMPQRDGIQTVRALEGRFEGKIVMISQIESKNMIGEAYSLGIEYYITKPINRLEILSVLRLVGERLRMQQSIADIQRTLQGLSGLHPNERTAAPVPDKTITTAGHFLLSEMGMIGEAGSRDLLDMLEYLEQVETDEHKLSPYTFPSLKDIFQNVAVRKLGENASLAEVNKEIKASEQRVRRAIFQTLSHVVSLGLTDYTHPKFENYASKFFDFTEIRKKMLELQNNVEPSLSQTRINTKKFVQVLYLEAKRLLH